The window GCGAATGTTTCTTCCCGCAGTTGCCAGTAAATGAGCAGGATGCTATACGCCTGGGTCCATTCGTTCCGGCCGGTCCTTCGCCAGCTTGTTATAGTAACGCCACAGATAGGAATGGTAGTCATCGAGTTGAGCCAGGAGATAGTGCAATTCTGCTGGGTCTTCCGACTCCAAGGCTTGAACCATGCGGGCTTTCAGGAACTCGCCAAAGGCCTCGGTTTTCTCTATCGCGGTTAAGAGACGTAAGCCGCCGCCGAGCTGATATTCGCTCATCTCAATCCTCCAGGCGCAAAAGATCTTCGAAAGGATAGCGAGGCGGGAGAGGGAAATGCAAGCGAGAGAACCAGCTGACCGTGCGAGAAAACTGAACAGCCGCGGCTATTTAACCTGACGATCGAGGATGGCGCGGAGCCGGGCGAGGGAGATGGCCTCGACGCGACGGCCGTCTCGTCCCACGACAGTGGTGGCCGTCGTCAGCGCATTGAGAATCGCCTCCTCAGTTGCTTCGACTGTCGCGGTAATGAGCGGGTTGATATGGGTATCCGCCAACTGGATCAAGGGGTAGGTTCGATCTTTCGGATAATGGGGGATAACGTTCGCGGTGGAGAAAGCCAGCATGAAGTCGCCACTGCCGTGTCTGGCGGTCGATCCGGTTCGCGCCAGTCCCAGCGCCGCTCGCTTCGCCAGCCTCGTGAGCTGCCGACTGTCGAGAGGGGCGTCAGTCGCGATGATGACGATGATCGACCCTTCGCTTTGCCCCGGCGACAGAGCCTGCGCGACGGGAGGCACGGCCTCATAGAGCCGACCGACCGGCGCTCCGCCCACGACGAGCTCAGGCCTGCGTCCATGGTTCGCATTGACGAGCACACCGACCGTATAGCCTCCTTCATCTTCCGGCAATCGCCGCGAGGAGGTCCCGATGCCGCCTTTGAATCCATAGGACACCATCCCTGTTCCTGCTCCGACCGATCCTTCCTGCACAAATCCGGAAGACGCGCCGTTAAGCGCCTTCACCACATCCGCCTCGGACACATGCCGACCCTGAATATCGTTAAGCCGCCCATCGTCGCATTCGGCAACCACCGGCGTCAGGGTATCGTCGGTAATGCCGACCTCCGGGTACCGTGCAATCATCCAGTTCATGACCCCGTTGGCGACTCGCGGCACGTTCAACGTATTGGTGAGGGCGATCGGATATTCCAGGAATCCTGATTCGGCGACCCAGGCAAGGCCGGTCATCTCGCCGGTCCCATTGAGGACGAACGAGCCGGCCGACACTTTCTTGTGCCAGATGTCTGCGCGAGGGATCACGACCGTCACGCCGGTTCGCACAGGGCCCTGCCCCGGCTTGAGGGGCCCATCGCCGGAGATGAGGGTAGTCTGGCCCACGGTCACACCAGCTACATCGGTAATCGCATTGAACGGTCCCGGCGCATAGGAACCGACGACGATGCCAAGGGCGCGAGCCCGCAAACGGGGCTCTTCCGGCTCGCTGGATTGAGCGGGCCAGAGCGGAGCGACACAAACCCAGATAACGAGACTCAGCAGCGACGCTGTCAGGCGAACGATGTGATTAGATCTCATGGCTTGATCCAAAGTGGGGGACCGTGACCTCGACCTGGGAATGTTCCGCCTGAATGGCTGCGGCCAGCGACAGCGCCTGCTTCTCTTCACCATGGACGAGGAAAATCTTACTGGGCGTCGGAGTAATGGCCCGCACATAGGACAAGAGATCCTGGCGGTCCGCATGAGCGGAGAGCCCGTTGAAGGTCACGATCTTCGCCCGCCGCCTGGTGGGCACACCGAAAATCGGCACGACATCCCATCCTTCGACGAGTTTGCGCCCGAGCGTGTGCTCGGCTTGAAAGCCCACGAACACAATCACGTTCGCTTCATCTTGAATCGCATGTTTGAGATGGTGCACGACGCGGCCGCCTTCGCACATGCCGGAGGCGGAAATGATGACGCAGGGGCCCTTCATGCTGTTCAGGCGCATACTCTCTTCCGGCGACGAGACAAAATGGATATAGCGCGAGGCGAAGAGGTCGCCGGACGCCGTAAAGGTTTTAGTCGTTTCTTCATCGTAACATTCCGGATGGCGGCGAAAGACTTCCGTGGCCCGAGAGGCCAGAGGGGAA of the Nitrospirota bacterium genome contains:
- a CDS encoding P1 family peptidase, whose protein sequence is MRSNHIVRLTASLLSLVIWVCVAPLWPAQSSEPEEPRLRARALGIVVGSYAPGPFNAITDVAGVTVGQTTLISGDGPLKPGQGPVRTGVTVVIPRADIWHKKVSAGSFVLNGTGEMTGLAWVAESGFLEYPIALTNTLNVPRVANGVMNWMIARYPEVGITDDTLTPVVAECDDGRLNDIQGRHVSEADVVKALNGASSGFVQEGSVGAGTGMVSYGFKGGIGTSSRRLPEDEGGYTVGVLVNANHGRRPELVVGGAPVGRLYEAVPPVAQALSPGQSEGSIIVIIATDAPLDSRQLTRLAKRAALGLARTGSTARHGSGDFMLAFSTANVIPHYPKDRTYPLIQLADTHINPLITATVEATEEAILNALTTATTVVGRDGRRVEAISLARLRAILDRQVK